A window of Gasterosteus aculeatus chromosome 9, fGasAcu3.hap1.1, whole genome shotgun sequence contains these coding sequences:
- the LOC120825505 gene encoding cysteine-rich protein 1, whose translation MVGYCPICGKPVYFGEKKRSLGRDYHPLCLKCQRCNRQLTAGQHAEYDEKPYCSHCYLKMFGPRGNR comes from the exons ATGGTAGGGTACTGTCCAATCTGTGGGAAGCCCGTCTACTTTG gggagaagaagaggtcCTTAGGGAGGGACTACCACCCTCTTTGTCTCAAGTGTCAAAGGTGCAACAGACAGCTCACAGCTGGACAACATGCTGAG TATGACGAGAAGCCATATTGTTCCCACTGCTACCTGAAGATGTTTGGTCCAAGAG GTAACAGGTGA
- the htra3a gene encoding serine protease HTRA3a isoform X5, translating to MQLLLLAAAVLFTHDLTGAVRSETCRSRCDVTSCPSPSCPDGYVPDRCNCCLACSPREGDPCGRRNHLPCGDGLECKLLAAGRRRGTGGVCRCKMERAVCGSDGKTFGNVCKMRAASRKAEQKGRAAVSQAHEGPCAPPGAAGRPLVHRSSPRYKFNFIADVVERIAPAVVHIELFLRHPLFDRHMRLSSGSGFIVTHSGLIVTNAHVVTTAAAVTGRLQLRVQLRDGDAYEASVRDLDRKADIATIKVDPQKKLPVLPLGRSADLRPGEFVVAIGSPFALQNTVTTGIVSTTQRDGKELGIKDSDMDYIQTDAIINVRSQSAHMHL from the exons ATGCAGTTACTTTTACTCGCTGCCGCGGTCCTCTTTACGCACGACCTCACCGGAGCCGTGCGCTCCGAGACGTGTCGCTCCCGCTGCGACGTGACCTCCTGTCCGAGCCCCAGCTGTCCCGACGGGTACGTCCCGGACAGATGCAACTGCTGCCTGGCGTGCTCGCCACGCGAGGGGGACCCCTGTGGCCGCAGGAACCACCTGCCCTGCGGGGACGGCCTGGAGTGCAAGCTGCTCGCTGCGGGGAGGCGGCGCGGCACCGGGGGGGTCTGCCGGTGCAAGATGGAGCGCGCGGTGTGCGGAAGCGACGGGAAGACGTTCGGTAATGTGTGTAAGATGAGGGCAGCCAGCCGTAAGGCCGAGCAGAAAGGAAGAGCCGCGGTGAGCCAGGCGCACGAGGGACCCTGTGCACCTCCGGGCGCAG CAGGGCGTCCACTGGTCCATCGCAGCAGCCCTCGCTACAAATTTAACTTCATTGCTGACGTAGTGGAGAGGATAGCTCCCGCGGTTGTCCACATTGAACTGTTCTTAAG ACATCCCCTGTTTGATCGCCACATGCGTCTCTCCAGTGGCTCCGGTTTCATTGTGACCCACTCGGGTCTGATTGTGACCAACGCGCACGTGGTAACCACTGCTGCCGCGGTGACAGGGAGGCTCCAGCTGCGCGTGCAGCTGCGTGACGGTGACGCCTACGAGGCCTCGGTCCGAGATTTAGACAGGAAAGCAGACATTGCCACGATCAAGGTCGATCCCCAG AAAAAGCTCCCTGTGCTGCCTCTGGGCCGGTCAGCTGACCTGAGACCGGGGGAGTTTGTGGTTGCCATTGGCAGCCCCTTCGCCCTGCAGAACACCGTCACCACCGGCATCGTCAGCACCACTCAGAGAGACGGCAAGGAGCTAGGCATCAAGGACTCGGACATGGACTACATCCAGACTGACGCTATTATTAATGTGAGATCGCAAAGCGCACACATGCACCTGTAG
- the pi4k2b gene encoding phosphatidylinositol 4-kinase type 2-beta isoform X2, whose amino-acid sequence MMSECDPTETESCEPGLDTGATAAVSALQCVFRSLDPPKVLFDRNGIGLGPVTKLGGAVRISDSCESVLTELETDGSGEETLLLPCSAGSPSSSSPRGVGEKWSRRNRRSSSSDKDALASPGASSGDFNHFPDDPEFADIIQRAEQAIENDYFPERISQGSSGSYFVKDTKGKVIGVFKPKSEEPYGHLNPKWTKYFHKLCCPCCFGRGCLLPNQGYLSEAAASLVDTKLALGVVPKTKVVNLASETFHYSAIDRAKSKGKKYALEKVPKVGRRFHRVGLPPKVGSFQLFVEGYREADHWLRRFEAESLPENIRKQLQSQFERLVVLDYVIRNTDRGNDNWLIKYEKPGGGQKDAEWPENSSDSCIKIAAIDNGLAFPFKHPDEWRAYPFHWAWLPQAKVAFSQETRDLVLSRLSDMNFVQDLCEDLYEMFKTDKGFDKTMFERQMSVMRGQVLNLTQALKDGKSPIQLVQMPRVVVERSRSGGQGRVVTLGNAFTQTFHCKRPFFTSW is encoded by the exons ATGATGTCAGAATGCGACCCGACGGAGACGGAGAGCTGCGAGCCCGGGCTGGACACCGGGGCAACGGCAGCCGTGTCCGCCTTGCAGTGCGTCTTCCGCTCCCTAGACCCTCCGAAGGTGCTGTTTGACAGGAACGGGATAGGCTTGGGACCCGTGACGAAGCTCGGAGGTGCCGTTCGCATCTCGGACTCGTGTGAGAGCGTCTTAACCGAGCTGGAGACGGACGGGTCGGGCGAGGAGACGCTGCTGTTGCCGTGCTCAGCGGGGAgcccgtcgtcgtcgtcgccgcGCGGCGTGGGAGAGAAGTGGAGTCGGCGGAACAGACGCAGCTCGTCGTCGGATAAGGACGCCCTGGCCTCCCCGG GTGCCAGCAGTGGAGACTTCAACCATTTCCCTGACGACCCCGAGTTTGCAGACATTATTCAAAGGGCAGAACAAGCTATTGAGAATGACTACTTTCCAGAAAGGATCTCCCAGGGATCCAGCGGGAGCTACTTTGTCAAAGACACAAAAGGG AAAGTCATTGGTGTTTTCAAACCAAAGTCAGAGGAGCCTTACGGTCACCTAAACCCCAAATGGACCAAATATTTTCACAAG CTGTGCTGTCCGTGTTGTTTCGGCCGAGGCTGCTTGTTGCCTAACCAGGGTTACCTCTCGGAGGCTGCTGCCTCACTGGTGGACACTAAGCTCGCCCTTGGAGTGGTGCCCAAAACAAAG GTGGTGAACCTGGCCAGTGAGACCTTCCACTACAGCGCCATCGACAGAGCCAAATCCAAGGGGAAGAAGTACGCCCTGGAGAAAGTGCCCAAGGTGGGACGCCGCTTCCACAGAGTGGGCCTGCCGCCGAAG GTGGGCTCATTTCAGCTCTTCGTGGAGGGTTACCGTGAAGCAGACCACTGGCTGCGGCGCTTTGAGGCGGAATCTTTGCCGGAGAACATCAGGAAGCAGCTGCAGTCCCAGTTTGAGCGGTTGGTGGTGTTGGACTACGTCATCAGAAACACAG ATCGAGGGAATGACAACTGGTTGATCAAGTATGAGAAGCCAGGAGGAGGACAAAAG GACGCGGAGTGGCCCGAGAACAGCTCTGACTCCTGTATCAAGATCGCAGCGATCGACAACGGCCTGGCCTTCCCCTTTAAGCACCCGGATGAATGGAGAGCCT ATCCGTTCCACTGGGCGTGGCTTCCACAGGCAAAGGTGGCCTTCTCCCAGGAGACCAGAGACCTGGTTCTGTCCCGCCTGTCTGACATGAACTTTGTCCAGGACCTCTGTGAGGACCTCTATGAGATGTTCAAG aCGGACAAAGGCTTTGATAAGACCATGTTTGAGAGACAAATGTCTGTAATGAGGGGACAG GTGTTGAATCTGACCCAGGCGCTAAAGGACGGGAAGAGCCCCATCCAGCTGGTACAGATGCCCCGGGTGGTGGTGGAGCGCAGCCGCTCGGGCGGTCAGGGACGTGTGGTCACACTTGGCAACGCCTTCACACAAACCTTCCACTGCAAGCGTCCCTTCTTTACCTCTTGGTAG
- the pi4k2b gene encoding phosphatidylinositol 4-kinase type 2-beta isoform X1, which produces MMSECDPTETESCEPGLDTGATAAVSALQCVFRSLDPPKVLFDRNGIGLGPVTKLGGAVRISDSCESVLTELETDGSGEETLLLPCSAGSPSSSSPRGVGEKWSRRNRRSSSSDKDALASPGASSGDFNHFPDDPEFADIIQRAEQAIENDYFPERISQGSSGSYFVKDTKGKVIGVFKPKSEEPYGHLNPKWTKYFHKLCCPCCFGRGCLLPNQGYLSEAAASLVDTKLALGVVPKTKVVNLASETFHYSAIDRAKSKGKKYALEKVPKVGRRFHRVGLPPKVGSFQLFVEGYREADHWLRRFEAESLPENIRKQLQSQFERLVVLDYVIRNTDRGNDNWLIKYEKPGGGQKDAEWPENSSDSCIKIAAIDNGLAFPFKHPDEWRAYPFHWAWLPQAKVAFSQETRDLVLSRLSDMNFVQDLCEDLYEMFKVQTPTDKGFDKTMFERQMSVMRGQVLNLTQALKDGKSPIQLVQMPRVVVERSRSGGQGRVVTLGNAFTQTFHCKRPFFTSW; this is translated from the exons ATGATGTCAGAATGCGACCCGACGGAGACGGAGAGCTGCGAGCCCGGGCTGGACACCGGGGCAACGGCAGCCGTGTCCGCCTTGCAGTGCGTCTTCCGCTCCCTAGACCCTCCGAAGGTGCTGTTTGACAGGAACGGGATAGGCTTGGGACCCGTGACGAAGCTCGGAGGTGCCGTTCGCATCTCGGACTCGTGTGAGAGCGTCTTAACCGAGCTGGAGACGGACGGGTCGGGCGAGGAGACGCTGCTGTTGCCGTGCTCAGCGGGGAgcccgtcgtcgtcgtcgccgcGCGGCGTGGGAGAGAAGTGGAGTCGGCGGAACAGACGCAGCTCGTCGTCGGATAAGGACGCCCTGGCCTCCCCGG GTGCCAGCAGTGGAGACTTCAACCATTTCCCTGACGACCCCGAGTTTGCAGACATTATTCAAAGGGCAGAACAAGCTATTGAGAATGACTACTTTCCAGAAAGGATCTCCCAGGGATCCAGCGGGAGCTACTTTGTCAAAGACACAAAAGGG AAAGTCATTGGTGTTTTCAAACCAAAGTCAGAGGAGCCTTACGGTCACCTAAACCCCAAATGGACCAAATATTTTCACAAG CTGTGCTGTCCGTGTTGTTTCGGCCGAGGCTGCTTGTTGCCTAACCAGGGTTACCTCTCGGAGGCTGCTGCCTCACTGGTGGACACTAAGCTCGCCCTTGGAGTGGTGCCCAAAACAAAG GTGGTGAACCTGGCCAGTGAGACCTTCCACTACAGCGCCATCGACAGAGCCAAATCCAAGGGGAAGAAGTACGCCCTGGAGAAAGTGCCCAAGGTGGGACGCCGCTTCCACAGAGTGGGCCTGCCGCCGAAG GTGGGCTCATTTCAGCTCTTCGTGGAGGGTTACCGTGAAGCAGACCACTGGCTGCGGCGCTTTGAGGCGGAATCTTTGCCGGAGAACATCAGGAAGCAGCTGCAGTCCCAGTTTGAGCGGTTGGTGGTGTTGGACTACGTCATCAGAAACACAG ATCGAGGGAATGACAACTGGTTGATCAAGTATGAGAAGCCAGGAGGAGGACAAAAG GACGCGGAGTGGCCCGAGAACAGCTCTGACTCCTGTATCAAGATCGCAGCGATCGACAACGGCCTGGCCTTCCCCTTTAAGCACCCGGATGAATGGAGAGCCT ATCCGTTCCACTGGGCGTGGCTTCCACAGGCAAAGGTGGCCTTCTCCCAGGAGACCAGAGACCTGGTTCTGTCCCGCCTGTCTGACATGAACTTTGTCCAGGACCTCTGTGAGGACCTCTATGAGATGTTCAAGGTGCAAACCCCC aCGGACAAAGGCTTTGATAAGACCATGTTTGAGAGACAAATGTCTGTAATGAGGGGACAG GTGTTGAATCTGACCCAGGCGCTAAAGGACGGGAAGAGCCCCATCCAGCTGGTACAGATGCCCCGGGTGGTGGTGGAGCGCAGCCGCTCGGGCGGTCAGGGACGTGTGGTCACACTTGGCAACGCCTTCACACAAACCTTCCACTGCAAGCGTCCCTTCTTTACCTCTTGGTAG